The genomic interval TTTTTCTTCGCCATTTTCAAATGTATACGAGATTTCTTGTAATTTCTCTTCCCAATCATTTGGATCAATTTCATCCTGCCTCATACCAGAAAATAATAGTTCAAAAAGTTTAAAGGATTTCAGATCATCGGATAATAAATTTAAAATCTTTCTTGCTGATGGGTTTGCATCAATCATTTCATACGAATTATTAAATAAAACGATGCCATCCATTGCCCCATCAAATATTTTACGAAATTTTTGTTCACTTTCCTGAAGGACCTTTACCATATGTTTTCGTTCGCTTACATTTCGGAAGATCGTTAAATGATGTTTTTCCAATATATTCATTTTAGAAGTAAATTCAAGCTCTTTGTTTTGTCCATTTGGCATATGAAAAAGTAACTCTTCTCGAATCGCACCTGTTTCCATGTACTCCCTTTTTACCTTGGCAAAGCTAGGAGATGTTTGATCAATAAAATCTAAGACATTTCTTGTCATAAGTTCTTCTTCAGATAATTCAAATGTTCTGCTTGCAGCATGATTCGCCTTGATAATTTGTCCATTGTTTTTCCAAATCATAATGGCATCGATTGCATTTTCAAATACTTCCCTAAACCGTTCTTCACTTTTGTATAGCTTCAATTCCATTGAACGCTTTTCGGTTATGTCCCTCACAATTGCCATATGTAAGCCATCTACGATATTTGAAGTCGTTGTAAATTCAAAAATTTTCTTAACGCCATTATTTAAAACAACCGGAAATTCTCTTGTTGCACTCCCATTTTCCTTAAGTACATTCCATAATTTTTTGATCTTATCATTATTTTGCTTTGATATAAAATCTTCGAGTACATACGAATTTAATTCTGTTTGATTTATTTCAAAGATGGAACAAAAGGATTCATTTGCCTCTATAAACGCCCCATGCTCATCAAATAGAACAATTCCATCGGCTGCCCGATAAAACAAATCTTTAAAAAGCCATTCATTAATTGTTCGTTCACGTTCAAGTTTTTTCTTAAACGAGATATCCTTAAGCATTGCAAGATCATATCCATTAATTGCTTGTTTTCGTAATGAAATCTCAAGGAATTTTATTTCGCCATTTTCTAACTTAATGGCCAGTTCTTTCTCCTTTGTTTCATTCATAGATAATTCATCAAAAAATTTGTTGATTTTATATTTAGGTATGAGAGAAAGAAAATCAAAAAGACTTCTTTTACATAGTTCTACTTTTGTTAACTGAAACATTCGACAAGCCGCAGAATTAACATCAATAAATTTCATATGTTCATCTAAAATTGCTACACCGTCCAGTGCGCCTTCTAGTATATTTTCATGTTGAATAAGCTGTGATTTAAGTAGTTCATTTTCAGTTTTGACCCTAGCTAATTGTTCTTTGAGCGCAACGATTTCGTTTACCTCCATCGTTTTCTTCAATCTTTTCACCCCTAATTACCACAA from Metabacillus sediminilitoris carries:
- a CDS encoding PAS domain S-box protein, with the protein product MKKTMEVNEIVALKEQLARVKTENELLKSQLIQHENILEGALDGVAILDEHMKFIDVNSAACRMFQLTKVELCKRSLFDFLSLIPKYKINKFFDELSMNETKEKELAIKLENGEIKFLEISLRKQAINGYDLAMLKDISFKKKLERERTINEWLFKDLFYRAADGIVLFDEHGAFIEANESFCSIFEINQTELNSYVLEDFISKQNNDKIKKLWNVLKENGSATREFPVVLNNGVKKIFEFTTTSNIVDGLHMAIVRDITEKRSMELKLYKSEERFREVFENAIDAIMIWKNNGQIIKANHAASRTFELSEEELMTRNVLDFIDQTSPSFAKVKREYMETGAIREELLFHMPNGQNKELEFTSKMNILEKHHLTIFRNVSERKHMVKVLQESEQKFRKIFDGAMDGIVLFNNSYEMIDANPSARKILNLLSDDLKSFKLFELLFSGMRQDEIDPNDWEEKLQEISYTFENGEEKTLEFTLKNNINENMNLAVLRDVTEKRELEEQLRKSDTLNVVGELAAGIAHEIRNPMTALKGFIQLLEGSIKDDYSLYFNVITSELNRIESIITEFLILARPQAIQYLKKDIGTIMKETIDLLNGQAILVNVQMELYLEQELPLIYCEPNQLKQVFINILKNAIEVMPKGGQIDVKIKRKDEKHLIVSIIDRGLGIPEDKIKRLGQPFYTTKERGTGLGLMVSYKIIEEHKGIVEVESEVGSGTAFHITLPINH